One part of the Mya arenaria isolate MELC-2E11 chromosome 3, ASM2691426v1 genome encodes these proteins:
- the LOC128225910 gene encoding heat shock 70 kDa protein 12A-like, which yields MERSSSSSGFTNCKDSDCCLTDTSFDSFGYEAENRFLSDNIEDDAFDDKSDHSEVVNPETWYFFRHFKMKLYVRQTNHTLDSTIPDERGRELPAILVFSRAIAYMKFKIFKVVSEKFPTVREDEIYYVLTCPAIWSETSKQFMSDAAEKAGIPYDHLRIALEPECAAVYMLTKEVPSLSSSLRKGFSMNEGDSYIIADLGGGTLDIAAHQINVNRKYDEIMIPDGGPSGGNNINYKFEQFLVSVSGAQAFLNFKKKYSQDYLYLMRDFEHKKYGFPGDAYHARVPLRMPSSFFECHREENHESFQDSVRQTPFSQSVYQRRETLTVNKSHFENFFVDTLMQIEDKLVEVMEKLSKRRYTIKALFCVGGFSDCGLVKEKVQAKFSSKHRVIIPAEAIVAIMKGAVIYERDETTIETRLSKYTFGLDWNEDFDPKVHPESKREHTDDGYMCKDIFKVIAKANDSIPTNKPTKIMKSYVKTASQTAMEFPFYRTLTDPPPMFVDDQSCTFMGSMKGSLDDTTGGMDRFVTLKVFLGATTLRAEAVDKKGRTHRVNFLLGESQV from the exons gcgttctagctcaagttcgggTTTTACA AACTGCAAAGACTCCGACTGCTGTCTTACCGATACATCGTTTGACTCCTTTGGATATGAGGCAGAAAATCGATTTCTTTCTGATAACATTGAAGATGATGCGTTCGATGACAAATCTGACCACAGTGAAGTTGTAAATCCTGAAACGTGGTACTTCTTTCGACACTTCAAAATGAAGTTGTATG TTCGACAAACCAATCACACTTTGGATAGTACAATACCGGATGAGAGAGGACGGGAGCTCCCTGCAATCTTAGTTTTCTCAAGAGCAATTGCCTACATGAAGTTCAAAATTTTCAAGGTCGTGTCGGAAAAGTTTCCAACTGTTAGAGAGGATGAAATTTACTACGTTCTGACATGTCCTGCCATTTGGTCAGAAACTTCTAAGCAGTTTATGTCTGATGCTGCTGAAAAG GCTGGGATTCCATACGACCATCTACGCATCGCTCTTGAGCCAGAGTGCGCAGCGGTTTATATGTTGACAAAGGAAGTACCGTCTCTTAGTTCCTCATTACGAAAGGGTTTCTCAATGAACGAAGGGGATAGCTACATAATTGCTGATCTTGGAG gTGGTACTTTGGACATAGCAGCACATCAAATCAACGTGAACCGAAAATACGATGAAATAATGATTCCGGATGGAGGACCTAGTGGGGGCAACAACATCAACTACAAGTTCGAGCAGTTTCTGGTTTCCGTTTCAGGAGCCCAGGCATTCTTGAATTTTAAGAAGAAATATTCGCAGGATTATCTCTATCTTATGAGGGACTTTGAACACAAGAAGTATGGGTTTCCAGGTGATGCATATCACGCAAGGGTACCGTTGAGAATGCCGTCATCCTTCTTCGAATGCCATAGGGAAGAAAATCACGAATCATTTCAGGATTCTGTTCGTCAAACTCCGTTTTCACAGTCTGTTTATCAGAGAAGAGAAACCCTAACAGTAAATAAATCTCATTTTGAGAACTTTTTTGTAGACACTTTGATGCAGATAGAAGACAAGCTTGTTGAGGTCATGGAAAAACTTTCGAAACGTCGATACACTATAAAAGCCTTGTTTTGTGTTGGAGGCTTTTCCGACTGTGGACTCGTTAAAGAGAAAGTTCAAGCAAAGTTTTCCTCGAAGCACCGTGTAATTATCCCTGCTGAAGCAATCGTTGCAATAATGAAAGGCGCAGTTATCTACGAAAGAGACGAAACAACAATAGAAACGCGACTCAGCAAGTACACGTTTGGTTTGGATTGGAATGAGGACTTTGATCCAAAAGTCCATCCTGAGAGCAAGCGGGAACATACTGATGACGGATACATGTGCAAAGATATTTTCAAGGTGATTGCAAAAGCAAATGATTCAATTCCTACAAACAAACCTACAAAGATTATGAAGTCCTACGTGAAGACAGCCTCACAGACAGCGATGGAGTTTCCGTTTTATAGAACTCTTACTGATCCCCCGCCAATGTTCGTAGACGATCAAAGTTGTACTTTTATGGGCTCAATGAAGGGGTCCTTGGATGATACTACTGGAGGAATGGATCGGTTTGTgactttaaaggtttttcttgGAGCGACGACGCTTCGAGCTGAAGCCGTTGACAAGAAGGGCAGGACCCATAGGGTTAACTTTTTGCTTGGAGAATCACAGGTTTAA